TAATACGGAAGGCAAAAAGGTGCAGGCGGTCTTGTCCGATTACGCTACGGCTGATCATGAAGGCATTATCAGTGTGGCGAACGGCGTCATTTTGAGTGATGGAACGGTAGTGGATAAAGCGCATGCCGTGGCTTGGGTTGCAGGTGCTACTGCCGCTGCTGCGGTGAACGAATCCCTGACTTATCAGGCCTATGACGATGCTGTAGATGCGGATGTGCGTTTCAGCCATTCCGAGACCGTAGAAGCACTTACAGACGGAGAGCTGCTGTTCACCTATAGCGGAGGCCGTGCAGTAGTGGAGCAGGACATTAACACGTTCACTTCCTTCTCCACAGACAAAGGCAAGGCCTTCTCCAAGAACCGCGTGCTGCGCGTGCTGGATGGGATCGCTGGTGATTTGAAGCGGATTTTCGAGAGCTACTTTATTGGCAAATTGCCTAATAATGAGGACGGGCGCGCGCTCTTCTGGTCGCAGTGCGTCACTTATATGAATGATCTGCAGAACCTCGGGGCGATTGAGAACTTCAATGCGCAAAGCGACATTGTGGTGACTCCCGGAGCGGACAGTGACAGCGTGGTGCTGGAGGTAGCTGTGAAGCCGGTAGATTCCGTAGAAAAAGTATATATGAAAGTGAAGGTGGTCTGAGATGACATTCTTGAGAGCCAGTGATACGCTGTCCGGCCAGGAGGGCCGGGCGTATGCCATGATTAACGGACAGACGGAAGAGATGTTCTATGTCAAAACCCTGGAAGCCACTGTTGAGAAGCAGAAGGCGGAAGTGAAGACGCTGGGACGCCGAGGGGTGCAGCATAAGGCGACCGGCTGGTCGGGCAGCGGTACGATGACAATTTTTTATATGACGAGCCGTTTCCGCCAGATGATGCTGGAGTACATGAAGACAGGGATTGACCAATACTTCAGCATTAACGTGACCAATGAAGATCCGTCCTCAACCGTGGGCGCCCAGCGCATCATGCTGAAGGATGTCAACCTGGACAGTGTCATTATGGCTTCGCTGGATACGGAGTCGGATGCGCTGGAGGAAGAGGTTGCTTTTACCTTCGAGGATGTGGAATTGGTGCAGCCTTTCGCGGCTCCGGCGAATTCCGGCCAATAAAGCATAAGCGGGCTATCCGCAGGTTGTATAAAGAGTATATGACTGAATAGGTTCGGGGGCTCCCGCAAAGTATCTGGAGGATCATTGAAACCATTGCTGCGCTGTGCGGCGGTATTCTGCGGCGGGCCTCTTCGCTGCCCTAACACAATAAGAATCCGGGAGGAACAACATGAGTGAATTAAGTTTGTTTTTTGCGCAAAATGCGGCTTGTGATACCACAGAGGAATTCGCGGTCTCGCTGCGGTTCAAGGACAAGGAAGGTAACCCTGCCGTCTGGAAGCTGCGCAGTATGAATGAGGAAGAGAACCAGGAATGCCGCAAGGCGGCTACCCGTAAGGTCAAAGGAAAGAACGGCACCTACACTACGGACATTGATCCCAATGAATATATGGCGAAGCTGATGACAGCAAGCATTGTGCATCCGGATCTGAAGAATACAGAGCTTCAACGCTCCTACGGGGTGATGGGCGCCGAATCGCTGCTGCGCAAAATGCTGCTGCCCGGAGAATTCGCTGCGCTTGGAGAACGGGTACAGGCCCTGAATGGCTTCGCCACAGACATGAATGAGCTGGTAGATGACGTAAAAAACTAATTAACGAGGGCGATGGTGAGGCTAATCTGGCCTACTACGCCCTCCATGAGCTGCATATTCTCCCGCATGAGCTGATGAAGCTCTCCGTCCGCGAACGCGCGGCGATCTATGCCATGATCTCTGTACGCGTTGACAAGGAAAAGCGGGAGCGCGCGCGGAGCAAGGGGAAGAAGCGATGAAGGGGGTGAAAGAATGGAAATTACAAGTACAGCGCTGGTTCCCGTAACTGCACTAACCGTCTGGCAAAATGTAAACTCACAGTGGGACAGGCTGAACCAGAATTTTAATCGGGCCAGCCACTCGCTTAGTGGTCTGCAGCAGATCCTGGAGCGGGTGTATGAAGAGAAGAACAAGTCTTTCATGGAAGGGTTCATGCAGTCTCAGGATGCGGCCAGACGACTGTCGGAGGAAGGTGCTTCGTCACGATCCCGCCGCTCTGCTGGAGGGGCAGATGATAACGGTCCAGATGACGGCGAGGTCCGTGATGCCAAAAACGGGTTCATGGGTAAAGTCCAAAAAATAATGAAGGCGCTGGATGTCAGCGGGTTTGAGTTAATCACATACGTGGGTGAAAAAGCAGTAGGGTATATTTTGGACAAGAAGAAGGAAAAGGCGGAAGACAAGGAAAAAGAAAAGGCTGAGAAGGAGAAAAAGGCAGCGGAGCCCGGATTTCTCTCTAAAGCAAAGGATTCCTTAGGAGCACTGGACCTTGGGAGCGTATTTGATAAGGTCAAAGAACTGGGCACCAAGGCAGTAGTAGCCAATGCTTCTGACGAAGATAAGGCGAAATGGGGCAAGCTGCAGGGCAACATGGATAACGCAGTTGAATTGATGGGGCAAAAAGCGATCGTTGCGCTGCGTCCGATTCTGGATACCTTGAACAATGCGTTTCAGTCTGAAGGAATGACTACGGCTCTAAATCTGATCGCGAATGGCTTCTTGGTCATTGCTACGGTGATTAGCGAAGTGGTGGACGGCATCATGTATATGTTCACAGCATTTCAGGAGAACTGGGATGTTGTAGGTCCGATCCTTGCGGCCATTGCTATTGTCTTCATAGCGGCGATGATTGTGCAGTTGTATAGTCTTGCTGCCGCGTGGCTTGTAGGCATGTGGCCAATCCTTTTAATAGTTGCTGCTGTAGCATTGCTTATTTACATTTTGCAGCAAGCGGGAGTATCCGTAGACGCGGTAGTGGCTTTTATCGGGGGAGCATTTGGCTGGCTGAGGGCAACCATAGAGAATTTTGTAATCGGTCTGTACAATAACTTCGTCTCCTTTGCAGACTTCTTCCGTAACTTGTTTATTGATCCGACATATGCGGTGCAAAAGCTATTTTATGACCTGGCTACGAACTTCCTGGGCTTCATGTATCAAATGGCATTAGGTGTTGAAAGCTTTGCAGGCGGGTTCGTCAAAGCCATAGCTGAGGGTATAAACTTCGTGCTTAAAGGAGTTCAAACGCTGGCAGGGTGGTTAAGCAAAGTTCCAGGCTTTGAATTCTTGGCTGATTTCAAGCCTAACTTCCTGGAGACGGAGAACCCGCATGTCTTCAGTGATATGATCAAGAACGTTCAAGGGACACTGGTAGAACCTAAATCGACTAAGGATGTATACAATACTCCGAAGAAGGAATTCGTAGATGCCTCCAAGAGTGTGGAGGAATACACGACCAAAGCAAATAATCTCAAAAATAAATTAAATGAAAAGCTGGGTCCGACAAAGCAAAAGGAGGATACTTCTCCAAATACTGCCCAGACCGCTGCCACGAACATGAATAATATCGGCAAGGTGGGCGAGGTAGGCAAAATCAGAGAAAAGGTCGATGTCTCCAGCGATGATCTGGATATGCTGCGGGAGCTGGCGGAGATTCAGGCGATTCAGAATTTTGTCGAGCTGACGCCAACAGTGCAGGTAACAACCGGAAATATTAATAATTCTGGGGATATTGACTCCATTATCACGAAGATTGGGCAAAAGCTGAAAGAGGAGTTCGTCTCTACGGCGCAGGGGGTGTACACGTAACATGGAGGAGTATGGATTCTATCTTAGCTTCAATAATTATGAAGAGGTGATCCGGCTTCCGGTGAACCCCGAGACGCTGGAGATCAAGGAGATTGGCGACAGCAAAAGCTATACGATTGTGGATTTTGGCGAAATCAATGCGATTGCTTATCCGAAGCTGACGGAGATTACGATTGAGAGTATGTTCCCGGCACAGTATTATCCGTTCGTGGTGTATTCCGGTGAGAATGCCGGCAAGCTGCTGAAGCCCTATGAGTATGTAGAGCTGATCCGCAAATGGATGCTCAGCCGCAGGCCGGTCCGGTTTGTTTTCTCAGGGCTGAAATCGGCGAACGTGCAGAATACGCAGACCCCAGACTGGCTGAAGCAGGCCAGGGCACAGGCGCAGCAGGCTTTTACCGGGGATATTGGCATTAATATGGCGGTCAGTATTGAGAACTTCTCCTGGAAGCTGAGTGCGGGGTCCTCGGGGGATATCGATTATACACTTGGACTCAAAAAGTATGTGTTCTATCAGGCTCTAGCTGTGAAGGTGGGCAGCACCGGTGAAGTGAAGAAGCAGCAGAAACGGGCAAGCGAGAAGGCAGCACCCGCTACCTATACGCTCAAAGCCGGGGATACGCTCTGGTCGGTGGCCCAAAAGCTGCTCGGTGACGGCAGTAAATCCAAAACGCTGCAAAAGCTTAACCATATCTCGGACAGCGAACTGAAGAAGCTCAAAATTGGCCGAGTGATCAAGCTGTCTTAGGAGGCCGTGGCGATGGAATTAATCGTAATTAATAAGGAAGGCGCCATCTGGAATATTGCCGGAATCGTGACGGATATCACGTGGAAAACAACCCGGACCGGCAAGCCTGCGACGCTTGAGCTTACGCTGGTGGACAGCGGTATGTATCAGCATAAGAAGTTCGCGATCAGCAACGGGGATATTGTGCAGTTCCGCAGAGATGGGGTCGATGTATTCTACGGCTTCGTCTTCAGCATCGACACGGGTGCGAATCAGGAGATCAAGCTGACGGCCTACGATCAGATCCGCTATCTGCTGGGCAATGGCAGTTATGTGCTTCAGGACGTTACTGCGGCTGAGGTCATCAGCACCATTGCCAAAGACCGCGGCTTGCGGCTTGGATTACTGGAACCGGCTGAGTACAAGATCCCCTCGCTGATCGAAGACGGCAAGAAGCTGCTCGATATTATTATGGGGGCGGTCGGGAGTGAGCTGCAGTATAAGGGGAAGCTGATGGCCTTCTATGATGATTTTGGCAAGCTGACGCTGCGCAGTCCGCAGTCCATGCTGCTGAAGGTGATTCTGGGGGCAGGTCATTACCTGTATGATTATTCGCTGAAAAGAAGCATCGACGATAATACGTACAATACGATTCTGCTCTACCAGGACAACGAAAAGACCGGCAAACGCGAGTTCTATCCGGTCACAGATAAAGAAAATGTAAAGCGCTGGGGTATCCTGCATCTCTACCAGAAGGCGGACGATAATGCCAATGCTGCGCAGATTCAGGAAAAGGCAGGCAATCTGCTCAAGCAGCATAACCGTGAGAAGGTCAGTCTCTCCGTGCAGGCTATTGGCGATATACGGGTGAGGGCGGGGAACTTCATCTATGTGCTGCTGGATGAATTCCAGACGCAGCTGTTCCTGGTGGATCAATGCAGCCATAAAATTTCCGGAGGGGAGCATACGATGTCCCTAGACATTAAGGTGGTGTAGACAACATGCTCGATATTATTAAACAGGCAAGCCTCGGGGCCGTATCGAATACGAATCCGGTGGCTTTTTCTTATGGGACGGTGGTTCTGGCACAACCGCTGCAGATTCAGGTGGAGCAGCGGCTGCTGCTGACGGGAGCCGCACTGGTTGTGGTGGAATCCGTGATGGAGAGCAAGGCTGTGATCGAAGGCCGGGAGATCCTGCTGCGGCGTGGACTTGAAGCAGGAGACCGCGTGCTGCTCGTGCGGATGCAAGGCGGACAGAGTTATATTGTCCTCGATCGGCTGGTGGACCTATGATTCCGGCAATAGGCAGATCCGGTCCGGTGACGGGAGCGCTGGAAGGGAATGTGACCGCTCCGGGGAATGCCCCGAGCCTGACCTACCGGATGGACTGGGAGCGCGGGCGGATCGGCGGGCGGGTAGACGGGCTGGAAGCGGTGAAGCAGGCAGCAATCAAGGTGCTGCAGACCAGCCGTTATGAACACCTGATCTATAGCGCGGACTACGGAACGGAGTGGAAGCAGGTGCTGGGCCAGGACAGGCTGCTGGCCCGGCCGGAGCTGCGCCGCCTGATCAGCGATGCGCTGCTGCAGGATGAGCGGATTCAGGCGCTTGAGGATGTGGAGATTCTTTTTGAAGGAGATACGGTTAGCTTCAGCTGTACGGCTGTCACAGTATACGGTGATTTGGAGCTTAGAAAGGAGGGGATGGCCAGTGTATGAGGATCAGACGTACGAGGCTCTGCTGGAACGCATGTTGGATCGTGTGCCAGAGGGGCTGGATAAGCGCGAGGGAAGTATTATCTATGATGCGCTTGCGCCGGCGGCGGCTGAAATGGCCCAGATGTATCTGGAGCTTGAGGTCAGCAATAATCTGTTCTTCCCGGATACGGCGGACGGCGAATATCTGGAACGAACCATTGCCTGGACGGGACTGAAGCGTCATCCGGCAGGCAAAGCGCAGCTTGGCGCGAGGTTCTATACCAGCGGCGAACAGCCTCTGGACATTCCGCTGGGCAGCCGTTTCTCCCTGGGACTGCTTCATTATGTTGCGGCGGAGAAGCTGGCTCCCGGGACGTACCGCCTGGAGAGCGAGACGGCCGGGGCTGAGGGGAATCAGTATTCTGGCGCGCTGCTGCCGATTGATTATATCCCTGGACTTGCGCGGGGGGAGGTTACGGGCCTGCTGGTTCCCGGCACGGATGCGGAGACGGATGAAGCGCTGCGGCAGCGGTACTTCGATTCGGCCCGGCGGCCTGCAACGAGCGGCAATAAATATCATTATATGGAGTGGGCGCAGCAGATTCAGGGCGTAGGGGGAGCGCGAGTCTTCCCGCTGTGGGCCGGACCGAAGACGGTCAAGGTGGTCATTGTGAACGCGGAGCATCAGCCCGCCTCCCCGCTGCTGGTCTCCCAGGTGCAGCAGTTCATTGATCCTGCACCGGGTCTTGGCGAGGGCCAGGCTCCGGTGGGAGCGGTGGTGACCGTGGAATCGGCCACTGGCAAGGTGGTTGATGTCTCAGCTAAGGTTACGCTGGCAGCCGGCTATGCGTTGCAGCCGATTATTCAAGCTTTTACGGCGCTCCTGGAGAAGTATCGTAAGGAGAAGGCTTTTGCCGCTACCTATATCAGTCAATCGGTCATTGGCGCATTGCTGCTGAATACGGAGGGCGTAGTGGACTATAGCTTACTTAAGCTGAACGGCGGAACGGCAAATATCCCTCTGCTGGAGACAGAAGTGCCGCTGTTCGGCAATGTCGTACTGGAGGTGTAGGCATGGGATATCCGGAGCAAATCGATGTCTTTCAAGATAAGCTGAACAAAAAGGCAAACGGCGGCAGTCATGTTGTTGAGGAGAAGCTTCGGCTTAATAATGGTGTATTCAGCGGACTGCTGGCCCACGACAATATTAATAATCTGACGCTGGCCGTGTACACAGGCTCCCGCTTCAGCGGGACAGAGGTGCGGAATTACTCGGTCTCTTTCCCGGACGAGGCTCCTTGGCGGCGGCTCATTAACATCTATGCGGATGTGCCTGAAGTCTATGTGACTTACGAGACACCGGGAGACACTGTGGAAGCGGATGATGTGAACCAGTTACAGGGCGGGCTTATGGCTACGCAGCGTGAACTGGAGCGGTATAAACAGGCCGGTCTGATTGACGGCGGATCTTTTAGAAGAGAGGTGTAATATGGCACAGACCATTCAGGTCAAACGCGGTACCCGGGCCGAGCTGTCCACTTACGGGATGCTGAAGGCGGGCGAAATGGGCTTCTGTACAGATACGAAGGAGGTCTATATCGGAGACGGTTCATCTAACTCCATGGTGGGCCGGGCCTTGTCCGGTCCTGAAGCTTCGCGTCCTGCGGCAGCCTCGGCGGGGCGTCTGTACCTTGTGAGCAGCGGGAGTAACAACGGGTATTTGTATTTCGATGACGGGACCGCCTGGCGGCGGGTTAATGCGCAGAAATTAACAGATGTGAGCGGTACGGTGGACGATATCGCTGACGGCTCGACATATGCCAAGGTACTCAGGGCGGATGTTACAGCAGGACACCCCAATAAAGTGTCGGACGGCACGAATTCGAAGAGCGCTGCAGAAATTGCAACGCATCTTAACGATGCCGCGAAGCATAGGATGATCAACGATGGCGGTTCGACGATTACAGATCTGTGGTCCGCACAAAAAATCAAAAACGAAATCGAGCTGGCCAAGCATAATATTGAGCCGCAGGCTTCGGTGAAGGATCAGCACCTGACGGCTCCGCCAGGAAGTCCCGTGGAAGCTGACCGGTATATTATTCCTTCCGGTGCTACCGGTGTCTGGGCGGGTAAAACCAATCAGATTGCAGAATATGCCGCAGGTAGCTGGGCTTATTATGTTCCGGCTGTCGGCTGGACAGCCTACGTGGACGATGAGCAGAAAATCTACAGCTGGAACGGGAGCGCCTGGGTGCGGACGGGCGGCGCGCTACAGACGATCACGGCTGGGAATGGTCTTACCGGCGGCGGGCAGGCGGATAGTGTCACGCTGACCGTCGGGGCAGGCAATGGGATCATTGTCGGCTCAACCAGTGTTGCGGCCAAGCCGGGTAAGGGAATTCTGGTAAACTCGACTGGCATCGAGGTCAACATTGACGGATCGAGTATCGTCTACGATTCCGCCAATGGCAACCAGCTCACAGTAAGCACTATCGATGGCGGAACATTCTAGGAGGCGGTGACCATGGCACGGAAGACATTGATTCAAATCCGCCGCGGCCTGGAGAGTGCGCTGGGTACGCTTGCCGCAGGCGAGCTGGGCTACTGCACAGATAGCGGCAAGTTGTTCATCGGCAGCGGCAGCAGCAATATGCTGCTGGCGGCAGGCCAAAGCACAGGCGATATGCTGAAAAGCATCTACGACACGAATAACAACGGCAAGGTCGATTATGCCCAGGCTGCGGATACAGTTCCCTGGTCAGGTGTAGACGGCAAGCCTGCTGTATTCGCTCCGGCTGCACATACCCATGATTATCTGCCCAAAGGCCCGCTGACCTGGAATCAGCTGAAGGGGGTGTAGCTGTGGCTTATGGAGACAGTATCTATGGCCTTGTGGCGTATTCGGCAGATGGTGTGACAGGAGAGGGGCCGGAGATTACCGCTCCCAATCTGATGAAATACCTGCCCGATTATTATCAGGGCGTGCCTGAGATGAAGGCTGTGCAGGCCAGCGCAGGTAGAGCCTGCGGTGAAGCGGCTTACGCCATGGCCGACAGTGACGATCAGAAGACGCTGGAGTCGGCGACGTGGGGGCTGGCCCGCTGGGAGCGGATGCTGGGACTGGCCTCAGATCCGAACAAGTCCTACGCCACCCGGCGGGAGATGATCAAGGCCAAGCTGCGGGGCAGCGGCACGACGACACCGGAGATGATCCGGCGGACGGCGTCCGCTTTTTCCGGGGGAGATGTGGAGGTCGTGGAGGTGCCCGGAGCGTATAGCTTCGAGGTCCGATTCGTCGGCACACTGGGTATCCCGGCCAATATGGCAGGGCTGATTCAGATCATGGAAGAGATTAAGCCGGCACATCTGGACTATAGCTTCGTGTACAGCTACACCTGGTGGGATTCCTTGAAGTCCCTCACCTGGAACGGTGCGCACAGCAAGACCTGGAACGAACTAAGAGTATATGAATAGGAGTGTGAGCGATGAAGACAACGGGTAATCTGGGGCTGAAAAAGCCCGATGGTACAGACATTGTAGATATCACCGACCTGAACGGCAATATGGATATTCTGGACACCGCCGTCAAGGCCGTGCAGGATCATGCTGCGGATACGGTCAAGCACATTACGGCGACGGAACGCTCGGCATGGAACGCAAAGGCGTCTACGGCGGTTGCGACCACGACTGCTGCTGGCCTGATGGCTGGAGCGGACAAGTCGAAGCTGGATAGTGTGGCGCAGGGGGCTAATAATTATGTGCATCCTTCCACGCACTCGCCATCGGTCATCGCCCAGGACTCGTCCAATCGCTTCGTAAGCGATGTGGAGAAGACGGCCTGGAATGGCAAAGCGAATCTAGTGACAACACCGCAGCAGACTACGGCGGATATTACCTATTACGTCCGGACGGATGGAAATGATGGGAATACGGGGCTGGGGGATACGGCGGGTGGAGCGTTTAAAACATGGGCAAAAGCTTATAGCGTCCTGCCGAAAACAATCAATCATACAGTTAATGTTTATATAGGACCGGGAACATACCCAGAAGCAATTTCACTAAAAGGATTTGGAGGTGAAGGTGCACTGAGTGTTATCGGGGTCGCTGCAAGCAGATTTGTACAGAGGGTTGAGATTGTTAACTGTACGATAGTCACGACTATTGACGGTTTTACTTGTACTGCAACAACGGTTGAAGCGGTGAGCATTCGTTCTTCTACTGCCGCAGTCGTGAACCAAGTAATATCTACTGTGAGCGCGACGAATCAATCTGGTATTGTGCTAAATTTGGCAACTGCACGATTAACAGCTTGTGTGATTTCTAATAAAGGGCGGGTTGTGAGCGCCGTTAATGGCGGGAAAGCTTATGCGGAAAATTTCAGTGGCACAGGAAATACACACGGGTATGTAGCAGATTTGGCTGGTCACATATCGTATGCGGGCACTCAGGCATCTTCTACAAATGGGAATTTTGCCGGAGCGGGAGGGATTGTAAATTCAGAGGTGCTCAACCCATGGGGAGATAATACCTTTTCATCGCGTTCATTCGCTTACGGGACTCATACCGTTCAACAAAACTTATCTGCCAACGTATTAACGAAGATAATTTGCAATGCAGAGGGCAATGACAACAGGGGAGAATACAACCCAGCAACAGGTATCTTCACAGCTAAGACAACAGGCGTTTACTTGATTACAGCTGCCGTCCAATTTACAAATGTTCCAGACGGAAGTGAAATTAAGCTAGGAATAGGTTCTGCTACCGGAGGGTCTTTATACGTCTCGCATTTGCGACCAGGCAGTTCGGGTTATGGCTCTGTCAGTGGTGCAGCTTCAATGGGAATGGAAGCAGGAGGCACGTTGGTTTTGTGGGCAATATCAACGGCAAGCGTGGCAACCAATCCAGATCCTGCTTACACATACGTAATAATTACACAAATAGCATAGAGGAGGGGAATCGCATGAATGTAGCGCAAGCAATTATGTATTTATACCCAACCGCCAACCCCCTGCACGACTTCATCGTACAGGACAACGGCCCGGAACCCGTCCTTCGGCCGGGAGCCGAAGCCAAAGGCCGAGTCCGCTACGAGATCAAGCCGCCTGAAATTGGTGAACAACCTGTAGAAGGCGTCCACTACCGCTACGGCATTGACTACAATCTGCTGACCGAAGGCGAGGATTATGATCTGGTAGAGAAAGGGCCATATATTGCGGTCTGGAAGCTGAATGTGCCGCAGCCGACCGAGGCTGAGTTGCAAGCAGCTTGGGAAGCGTACGAGGAGGCTGAGGCGAACAAGCCGCCGGTCCTGACTGAGATGGAGCAGCTGCAGCAAGAGAATATGGTGCTGAGAGCGCAGAATCAGGCGCTGGCCGAACGGGCGGATTTTATCGAGGATATTATTGCTGAAATGGCAACCCAAGTCTATTCTTGAGCGTTCGGCTGGCTTGCCTAAGGTTTCACATATTAATAGAAAGGTGGTGAGAGCAATGGCCTTATTTTTTGCACAACGCGTCACGCTGGGGAAGACGAAGTATAGCGAGGTCCCCGCTACGCTGAAGCCTGCCGTCAAGCAGATTCTGATGGAGAACGGACTTACGTTCCTTGTAACTGAAGAGTAGATTGCCAGAGGCGCCGCTGAGGGCGTTTTTATTTTGCCCTCGGACCCGTCCGGGGGCTAAGTCCAAATGTTCAACGCAGTGACGATGAAGCTTCAAGTTTAAATCTTAAGTGCGTCTTATAGAACTACTTTAATAACTATTTTAATAACCACACAGAAGGGAGTGAAGCAATGGACAGCAACGATGTAGCGAATCTGGAGAAGCTGCTGCCGCTTGCGGATAAGTATGGACTGGCTTATATCATCGCTCTGATTCTGCTCATGATTATGCTTGTGCTTTTGCGGTCAATTGTGAAGGGGAATCTGGTGCCGCGTGAACTGCTGGAGCGTGCTGAGGAAGACCGGGACAGGCTGCAGAATATCCTCGATAAAGAGCGGTCAGACTTCATGGCACCCACGCTTGAAGTATTACAGCGGTTGAAGATAGACCATTCCGCGGGCAACCATACGGGTAGTAATAGTATTAATGAAGAAGACAGGGGGGGATAACGTGCTGAGTGCGTGGATCAAGCGTCTATCGCCCCTGCACCGGGACAGAGAGCGGAGGCTGGCGCTGGCAGGACATAAGGTGTCGCTCTCTATCCGAAGGTACAAGAATGTCTCTCAGGACATTCAGGATGAAATCAGGAACAACGGGTTCGCCCAGTTCCTAATCTATGATCGGGGGGCAGAAGATGAGCAGCATTGATATTGTGTTGTTACTGGCCTATTCCATATCCTTTATCTGTGCGCTGCTGCTGATGGCTGCGCTTTTTTTGTATTTCCGCCGGAGATTCCGGGTGCGCGTAGTTAGTCTGTTTATGCTGGCGGCGTTCTTTTTCCTCGGAGCGTATACGGTGAAAATGGCGGTGGCCTTCTGGATCAGATTCAGCTCCGCTCCCGCCCCGGAAGCTATACGAAGCTCGCTGCAATCGGATACCTGGGCTATTGCCCAGACGGGAACGACCCTAGGGCTAGTCATCCTAACCCTCTTGATGTACACCAGACGTCAGGATCTGTTCGTGGTCCTCTCTGAAATCAGGAAAGGGGAGGAATCGCATGCTGACGCTGGCTCAGCTTCTGAATAAATCTGCTGCCCGGTTAAAAGGGCTTCATCCCGCTGTACTCTCCGCAGCCACCGCACTGATTGAACGCTCTCATGCTTGCGGTGTGCCTATCCTGATTACCCAAGGCCTGCGGACGATTGCCGAACAGGATGCGCTCTATGCCCAGGGGCGAACCCGGCCGGGAGCAATCGTGACCAATGCGCGCGGCGGGTACAGTTATCACAATTATGGGCTGGCGGTGGATTTTGCGCTGCTGCTTCCGGATGGCTCCAGCGTCTCCTGGGATATGAGCAGGGACGGCAACCAGAATGGCACTCGGGATTGGATGGAGGTGGTGCAGCACGCTAAGGCCATCGGGTTCGAATGGGGCGGCGACTGGACTAGCTTCAAGGATTATCCGCATCTGCAGATGAGCTTCGGATTAAGTCTGGCGGAGTTGCGGACGGGGAAAAAGCCTGCGGCTGCGGCCGTGGAGGCGGTGGTTGAACGCATCAAGCCCAAGGAGGAGCAAGCGGTGAAGACTCAGATGAAAGTTGCAGTACAGGTGAATGGCAGGAAGATTGCGGACGGGTGGCTGGAGAATGGGGTTACCTATGTTCCTGCACGTAAAATTGCGGAGGCGCTGGGCGCTCAGATTGCCTACCATCCGGCTGCTAACACCGTGGAGATCACCACCACACCGCAGAAAGGAGCAATCTCATGATGAACC
The sequence above is a segment of the Paenibacillus sp. FSL R7-0204 genome. Coding sequences within it:
- a CDS encoding XkdW family protein, giving the protein MNVAQAIMYLYPTANPLHDFIVQDNGPEPVLRPGAEAKGRVRYEIKPPEIGEQPVEGVHYRYGIDYNLLTEGEDYDLVEKGPYIAVWKLNVPQPTEAELQAAWEAYEEAEANKPPVLTEMEQLQQENMVLRAQNQALAERADFIEDIIAEMATQVYS
- a CDS encoding hyaluronate lyase N-terminal domain-containing protein; translation: MARKTLIQIRRGLESALGTLAAGELGYCTDSGKLFIGSGSSNMLLAAGQSTGDMLKSIYDTNNNGKVDYAQAADTVPWSGVDGKPAVFAPAAHTHDYLPKGPLTWNQLKGV
- a CDS encoding YmfQ family protein yields the protein MAYGDSIYGLVAYSADGVTGEGPEITAPNLMKYLPDYYQGVPEMKAVQASAGRACGEAAYAMADSDDQKTLESATWGLARWERMLGLASDPNKSYATRREMIKAKLRGSGTTTPEMIRRTASAFSGGDVEVVEVPGAYSFEVRFVGTLGIPANMAGLIQIMEEIKPAHLDYSFVYSYTWWDSLKSLTWNGAHSKTWNELRVYE
- a CDS encoding M15 family metallopeptidase; translated protein: MLTLAQLLNKSAARLKGLHPAVLSAATALIERSHACGVPILITQGLRTIAEQDALYAQGRTRPGAIVTNARGGYSYHNYGLAVDFALLLPDGSSVSWDMSRDGNQNGTRDWMEVVQHAKAIGFEWGGDWTSFKDYPHLQMSFGLSLAELRTGKKPAAAAVEAVVERIKPKEEQAVKTQMKVAVQVNGRKIADGWLENGVTYVPARKIAEALGAQIAYHPAANTVEITTTPQKGAIS